In the Candidatus Eremiobacterota bacterium genome, one interval contains:
- a CDS encoding response regulator transcription factor, with the protein MIDVLIADDHPLIRKGFKQILAEASDMYTPQEASTGQEVLEMVGRKHFDIVLLDITFPDMNGLGVLKELKRKHPQLPVMMISIHPEEQYAVSAMKAGASGYLTKGSAPDELLKAVERVSAGGKWITATLADSLASFLENDESKPLHESLTSREYQVLCMIASGLSTNAIAEKLFLSNKTIFFYRDRLIRKLNLKSTSDIIRYALRHKIIESE; encoded by the coding sequence ATGATAGACGTACTGATAGCTGATGATCACCCTCTGATCCGCAAGGGCTTCAAGCAGATTCTTGCAGAGGCTTCAGACATGTACACCCCCCAGGAAGCCTCCACCGGCCAGGAAGTGCTTGAAATGGTAGGAAGGAAGCACTTTGATATTGTTCTGCTGGATATCACCTTTCCCGATATGAACGGGCTGGGAGTCTTAAAGGAGCTCAAGCGGAAGCATCCCCAGCTTCCTGTGATGATGATAAGCATCCATCCCGAGGAGCAGTACGCGGTATCAGCAATGAAGGCCGGCGCCTCGGGGTACCTCACCAAGGGAAGCGCGCCTGACGAGCTGCTCAAAGCCGTCGAAAGGGTCTCTGCAGGCGGGAAATGGATAACGGCGACCCTGGCTGACTCTCTGGCTTCCTTCCTGGAGAATGATGAATCCAAGCCTCTTCACGAGTCCCTCACCTCCCGGGAGTACCAGGTGCTCTGCATGATCGCCTCGGGGTTGTCCACGAATGCGATAGCCGAAAAGCTTTTCCTCAGCAACAAGACAATCTTTTTTTACCGGGATCGCCTCATCAGGAAACTGAACCTCAAGAGCACTTCAGATATAATCCGCTATGCGCTGCGGCACAAAATCATCGAGTCCGAGTGA